Proteins encoded within one genomic window of Rhizobium bangladeshense:
- a CDS encoding alpha-glucosidase/alpha-galactosidase, with the protein MAGNPKITFIGAGSTVFMKNIIGDVLQRPALSGATIALMDLNPQRLEESAIVVNKLISTLGVKAKAETYSDQRKALSGADFVVVAFQIGGYEPCTVTDFEVPKKYGLRQTIADTLGVGGIMRGLRTVPHLWKVCEDMLAVCPEAIMLQYVNPMAINTWAISEKYPTIRQVGLCHSVQGTAMELAHDLDIPYEEIRYRAAGINHMAFYLKFEHRQGDGSYRNLYPDLLRAYREGRAPKPGWNPRCPNKVRYEMLTRLGYFVTESSEHFAEYTPYFIKEGREDLIEKFGIPLDEYPKRCIEQIERWKGQAEAYRSADKIEVKPSKEYASSIINSVWTGEPSVIYGNLRNNGCITSLPENCAAEVPCLVDASGIQPTFIGDLPPQLTALMRTNINVQELTVQALMTENREHIYHAAMMDPHTAAELDLDQIWSLVDDLLAAHGDWLPEWARTNRKVQAA; encoded by the coding sequence ATGGCAGGAAATCCCAAAATCACCTTCATCGGAGCTGGCTCCACCGTCTTCATGAAGAACATCATCGGCGACGTGCTGCAGCGTCCCGCACTCTCGGGCGCGACGATCGCGCTGATGGATCTCAATCCGCAGCGGCTTGAGGAAAGCGCCATCGTCGTCAACAAGCTGATCTCGACGCTCGGCGTCAAGGCCAAGGCCGAGACCTATTCCGATCAGCGCAAGGCGCTTTCAGGCGCCGATTTCGTCGTCGTCGCCTTTCAGATCGGCGGCTACGAACCCTGCACCGTCACCGACTTCGAGGTGCCGAAGAAATACGGGCTGCGCCAGACGATCGCCGATACGCTCGGCGTCGGCGGCATCATGCGCGGGCTTCGCACCGTGCCGCATCTCTGGAAGGTCTGCGAGGACATGCTGGCCGTCTGCCCCGAGGCGATCATGCTGCAATATGTCAACCCGATGGCGATCAACACCTGGGCGATATCGGAGAAATATCCGACGATCCGCCAGGTCGGCCTCTGCCATTCGGTGCAGGGCACGGCGATGGAGCTCGCCCACGATCTCGACATTCCCTACGAGGAGATCCGCTACCGCGCCGCCGGCATCAACCACATGGCCTTCTATCTCAAATTCGAGCATCGCCAGGGCGACGGCTCCTACCGCAACCTCTATCCCGATCTCCTGCGCGCCTATCGCGAGGGCAGGGCGCCGAAGCCAGGCTGGAACCCGCGCTGCCCGAACAAGGTGCGCTACGAGATGCTGACCAGGCTCGGCTATTTCGTCACCGAAAGCTCGGAGCATTTCGCCGAATACACGCCCTATTTCATCAAGGAGGGCCGCGAGGACCTGATCGAGAAATTCGGCATTCCGCTCGATGAATACCCGAAGCGCTGCATCGAGCAGATCGAGCGCTGGAAGGGCCAGGCCGAGGCCTACCGCAGCGCCGACAAGATCGAGGTCAAGCCGTCGAAGGAATATGCCTCCTCGATCATCAACTCGGTCTGGACCGGCGAACCCTCTGTCATCTACGGCAATCTCCGCAACAATGGCTGCATCACCTCGCTGCCGGAAAATTGCGCTGCCGAAGTGCCCTGCCTGGTCGACGCCTCTGGCATCCAGCCGACCTTCATCGGCGATCTGCCGCCGCAGCTGACGGCGCTGATGCGCACCAATATCAACGTGCAGGAACTGACGGTGCAGGCGCTGATGACCGAAAATCGCGAGCACATCTACCACGCCGCGATGATGGACCCGCATACGGCGGCCGAACTCGACCTAGACCAGATCTGGTCGCTGGTCGACGACCTGCTCGCCGCCCACGGCGACTGGCTGCCCGAATGGGCCCGCACAAACCGTAAAGTCCAGGCGGCCTGA
- a CDS encoding ABC transporter substrate-binding protein produces the protein MMNFRKTGILAGLALGVSVMALNAYASEPTVPPVPPEFPAEGKINYVARDSILEFKALTEYHEPDWVTKNFVAAGKLPPVKERLPKEPLVFKTGNMPDGIGVYGDTMRHVIGGRPEGWNYGAGQTQGWGGIDIGLSECLTRTAPLFQVKAQDTEPLPNLAKGWEWSEDGHKLTMHLIEGAKWSDGQPFSADDIMFYWEDEVIDPNVSPLGGGASPEAFGVGTTLKKIDDYTIEWTFKEAFPKQYLYTMSYPNFCPGPSHILKPQHPKYSKNTYDQFKNAFPPEFMNMPVMGAWVPVEYRPDDIIVMRRNPYYWKVDEKGNQLPYLNELHYKLSTWADRDVQAVAGSADISNLEQPENFVASLKRAAEKTAPARLAFGPRLIGYNLRMNFSANGWGNPDERGQAIRELNRNEDFRKAVTMALDRKAIGDSLVKGPFTAIYPGGLSSGTSFYDRNSTVYYPFDLAGAKAELAKAGLKDTDGNGIVNFPAGTAGGKDVEIVMLINNQYTTDKSLAEGVVGQMEKLGLKIVINALDGAKRDDAHYAGRFDWLIQRNTTELSSVVQNTEQLAPVGPRTSWHHRAGKDDQLDLMPFEKELVDVVNKFRASQSNDERVGLMKQYQKISTAHVNTVGLTEYPGALIINKRFSNVPQGTPIMMFNWAEDSIIRERLWVAAEKQGKYELFAEQLPGKPGDKGPIN, from the coding sequence ATGATGAATTTCCGCAAAACAGGCATTCTCGCCGGTCTGGCGCTCGGAGTGTCGGTCATGGCGCTGAATGCCTATGCTTCCGAACCGACCGTGCCGCCGGTGCCGCCGGAATTTCCGGCCGAAGGCAAGATCAACTATGTCGCGCGTGACTCCATCCTGGAGTTCAAGGCGCTGACCGAATATCACGAGCCCGACTGGGTCACGAAGAATTTCGTCGCCGCCGGCAAGCTACCGCCGGTCAAGGAGCGGCTGCCGAAGGAGCCGCTGGTCTTTAAGACAGGCAATATGCCCGACGGTATCGGCGTATACGGCGATACGATGCGCCACGTCATCGGCGGCCGGCCGGAAGGCTGGAACTACGGCGCCGGTCAGACGCAGGGCTGGGGCGGCATCGATATCGGCCTTTCCGAATGCCTGACGCGCACCGCGCCGCTCTTTCAGGTGAAGGCTCAGGATACCGAGCCGCTGCCAAATCTCGCCAAGGGCTGGGAGTGGTCCGAGGACGGCCATAAGCTCACCATGCATCTGATCGAAGGCGCCAAGTGGTCCGACGGCCAGCCGTTCAGTGCCGACGACATCATGTTCTACTGGGAGGACGAAGTCATCGATCCGAACGTCTCGCCGCTTGGCGGCGGCGCCTCGCCGGAGGCCTTCGGTGTCGGCACGACGCTGAAGAAGATCGACGACTACACCATCGAATGGACCTTCAAGGAAGCCTTCCCGAAGCAATATCTCTACACGATGTCCTACCCGAACTTCTGCCCGGGTCCGTCGCATATCCTCAAGCCCCAGCATCCGAAGTATTCGAAGAACACCTACGACCAGTTCAAGAACGCCTTCCCGCCGGAGTTCATGAACATGCCTGTGATGGGCGCCTGGGTGCCTGTCGAATATCGTCCTGACGACATCATCGTCATGCGCCGCAACCCCTATTACTGGAAGGTCGACGAGAAGGGCAATCAGTTGCCCTACCTCAACGAGCTGCATTACAAGCTCTCGACCTGGGCCGACCGTGACGTTCAGGCAGTGGCCGGTTCCGCCGATATCTCCAACCTGGAGCAGCCGGAAAACTTCGTCGCTTCGCTGAAGCGCGCCGCCGAAAAGACCGCGCCCGCCCGGCTTGCCTTTGGTCCGCGCCTGATCGGCTATAACCTGCGCATGAACTTCTCCGCCAATGGCTGGGGCAACCCGGACGAGCGCGGCCAGGCGATCCGCGAGCTCAATCGAAACGAGGATTTCCGCAAGGCCGTCACCATGGCGCTCGATCGCAAGGCGATCGGCGACTCGCTGGTCAAGGGGCCGTTCACGGCGATCTATCCCGGCGGGCTTTCCTCCGGCACCAGCTTCTACGACCGTAACTCTACCGTCTATTATCCCTTCGATCTCGCCGGCGCCAAGGCGGAACTGGCCAAGGCCGGCCTCAAGGACACCGATGGCAACGGCATCGTGAACTTCCCTGCCGGCACGGCGGGCGGCAAGGATGTCGAAATCGTCATGCTGATCAACAATCAGTATACGACCGACAAGAGCCTTGCCGAAGGTGTTGTCGGCCAGATGGAGAAGCTCGGCCTGAAGATCGTCATCAATGCGCTCGACGGCGCCAAGCGTGACGACGCCCATTATGCCGGCCGCTTCGACTGGCTGATCCAGCGCAACACGACGGAGCTGTCTTCGGTGGTGCAGAACACCGAGCAGCTCGCCCCTGTCGGCCCGCGCACCAGCTGGCACCATCGGGCCGGCAAGGATGACCAGCTCGATCTTATGCCCTTCGAAAAGGAGCTTGTCGACGTCGTCAACAAGTTCAGGGCGAGCCAGAGCAATGACGAGCGGGTCGGCCTGATGAAGCAGTATCAGAAGATCTCTACCGCGCACGTCAACACTGTGGGCCTGACGGAATATCCGGGCGCCCTGATCATCAACAAGCGCTTCTCGAACGTGCCGCAGGGCACGCCGATCATGATGTTCAACTGGGCTGAAGACTCGATCATCCGCGAACGCCTGTGGGTGGCTGCCGAGAAGCAGGGCAAATACGAGTTGTTCGCAGAGCAGCTGCCCGGCAAGCCCGGCGACAAGGGCCCGATCAACTGA
- a CDS encoding ABC transporter permease, with amino-acid sequence MLAFDSSDTPPTTEPAIKKPSHGSESYLALVWRRLRRSWTGVAGLVLVGLLLIMAVFADFFAPMDPKATDVGFAPPQVMSFHDKDGNFVFQPRVYALSDSEELDPVTFQPIVGVDYDNPRLLGFFVKGAEYKLFGLIPANRHFFGSVDGQPVHFLGTDKFGRDVLSRAIIGSRISLMIALTVVFIVTLIGTTVGMVSGYFGGTFDIWLQRFVELVLAFPQLPLYLALTSLIPVTAPTNVFLAFVIVVMSALGWAQMSREVRGKTLALARIDYVRAAMAVGATDKRIIIQHILPNVMSHVIVAVTLHIPSVVLLESFLGFLGFAVKPPLISWGLMLQDTATYSVIGSYPWILSPVGFVLVTVFAFNALGDGLRDAVDPY; translated from the coding sequence ATGCTTGCTTTCGATTCTTCCGACACGCCCCCGACAACCGAACCCGCGATCAAAAAGCCTTCGCATGGCAGCGAAAGTTATCTCGCGCTCGTTTGGCGCCGGCTGCGGCGCTCCTGGACTGGCGTGGCCGGGCTCGTGCTTGTCGGGCTCTTGCTCATAATGGCGGTCTTTGCTGATTTCTTCGCGCCGATGGATCCGAAGGCGACCGATGTCGGCTTCGCGCCGCCGCAGGTGATGAGCTTCCACGACAAGGACGGAAACTTCGTCTTCCAGCCGCGCGTCTATGCGCTGTCGGATTCCGAGGAGCTCGATCCCGTCACCTTCCAGCCGATCGTCGGCGTCGATTACGACAATCCGCGGCTGCTCGGCTTCTTTGTAAAGGGCGCTGAGTACAAGCTGTTCGGCCTGATCCCCGCGAACCGACACTTCTTCGGCTCGGTCGACGGCCAGCCGGTGCATTTCCTCGGCACCGACAAATTCGGCCGCGACGTGCTGTCGCGCGCCATCATCGGCTCGCGCATCTCGCTGATGATCGCACTGACCGTGGTCTTCATCGTCACGCTCATCGGCACGACGGTCGGCATGGTGTCGGGCTATTTCGGCGGCACCTTCGACATCTGGCTGCAGCGTTTCGTCGAACTGGTGCTCGCCTTCCCGCAGCTGCCGCTCTATCTCGCATTGACCTCGCTGATCCCGGTGACGGCGCCGACCAATGTCTTCCTCGCCTTCGTCATCGTCGTCATGTCGGCGCTCGGCTGGGCGCAGATGTCGCGCGAGGTCCGCGGCAAGACGCTCGCGCTTGCCCGCATCGATTATGTCCGGGCGGCGATGGCCGTCGGCGCCACCGACAAGCGCATCATCATCCAGCATATCCTGCCGAACGTGATGAGCCATGTCATCGTCGCGGTGACGCTGCACATACCGAGCGTCGTGCTGCTCGAATCCTTCCTCGGTTTCTTAGGGTTTGCCGTCAAGCCGCCGCTGATTTCCTGGGGGCTGATGCTGCAGGATACGGCGACCTATTCGGTCATCGGTTCCTACCCCTGGATTCTCTCTCCCGTCGGCTTCGTGCTCGTCACCGTCTTCGCCTTCAATGCGCTCGGCGACGGACTGCGCGACGCGGTCGATCCTTATTGA
- a CDS encoding ABC transporter permease: protein MLRFLLVRIASAIPVLFILSVVTFAIIQAPPGDYADYIRSQLINQGGASYAQAEAQAQAYRIEHGLDKPMVVQYVNWIGGIVTRGDFGYSMFYNKPVADVVGERLPRTLLLALVCHIFASLLGIGFGIWAATRQYSWIDSMLSGISFLGMTVPRFLMALIIVYLLVFQFNVTEIGSFFSPQYGGAPWSWAKFVDLVSHVWPVVAIATFGGLAYNMRVMRGNLLDTLNAQYVETAKAKGLSGGAVVMRHAVPNALHPLVMYQGVVLPYMLTGEIETAIIFALPTVGPAIVGSMAIGDVYVTATFMMVLSATLIVGNIIADMLLALLDPRVRQFGGA, encoded by the coding sequence ATGTTACGATTCCTGCTCGTGCGAATAGCCTCCGCGATCCCCGTTCTCTTCATCCTGAGCGTGGTGACTTTCGCGATCATCCAGGCCCCGCCCGGCGACTATGCCGATTATATAAGATCCCAGCTGATCAATCAGGGCGGCGCATCCTACGCCCAGGCCGAAGCGCAGGCGCAAGCCTACCGGATCGAGCACGGCCTCGATAAGCCGATGGTAGTCCAATATGTCAACTGGATCGGCGGCATCGTCACACGCGGCGATTTCGGCTACAGCATGTTCTACAACAAGCCGGTCGCCGACGTCGTCGGCGAGCGTCTGCCGCGGACGTTGCTCCTGGCGCTCGTCTGCCACATCTTCGCCTCCCTGCTCGGCATCGGCTTCGGCATCTGGGCCGCGACGCGCCAATATAGCTGGATCGACAGCATGCTTTCGGGAATCTCCTTTCTCGGCATGACGGTGCCGCGCTTCCTGATGGCGCTGATCATCGTCTATCTCCTGGTCTTTCAGTTCAACGTGACCGAGATCGGCAGCTTCTTCTCGCCGCAGTATGGCGGCGCGCCCTGGTCCTGGGCGAAATTCGTCGATCTCGTCAGCCATGTCTGGCCTGTTGTGGCGATCGCCACCTTCGGCGGGCTCGCCTACAATATGCGCGTCATGCGCGGCAATCTGCTCGACACGCTGAATGCGCAATATGTCGAGACGGCGAAGGCAAAGGGGCTCTCCGGCGGCGCAGTGGTGATGCGCCATGCGGTGCCGAACGCGCTGCATCCGCTCGTCATGTATCAGGGCGTGGTGCTGCCCTACATGCTGACGGGTGAGATCGAAACCGCGATCATCTTCGCGCTGCCGACTGTCGGCCCGGCGATCGTCGGCTCGATGGCGATCGGCGACGTCTATGTCACGGCGACCTTCATGATGGTGCTGTCCGCGACTCTGATCGTCGGCAATATCATCGCCGACATGCTGCTCGCTCTGCTCGATCCCCGCGTGCGCCAGTTCGGAGGAGCCTGA
- a CDS encoding ABC transporter ATP-binding protein, translated as MALALVNSFAPPVRHDHDGRSDTPIIDARNVAVNFKVEHGIVEAVKDVSFQLYRGETIAIVGESGSGKSVTARTVMGLLSKRAVVSDKSTVSYDGSNILKFSERARRKLRGDRISMIFQEPMSSLNPIYTIGSQIVEAIRVHRRVSRRDAEKRALELLEHVQIPDPAARLKQYPHQLSGGQRQRVMIAMALANDPDVLIADEPTTALDVTVQAQILNLIRNLQKELGMAVILITHDLTVVRQFSDYVYVMQHGEVREHNVTEALFANPQHPYTRHLLASEPRGQANPLPAGSDVILDAKGVRVAFMLRHGTFLKPEMRELVAVDSLDLSLRRHETLGLVGESGSGKTTFGQAILRLNTPQAGEIHFDRQPIHGLSRAGMRPLRARMQVVFQDPFSSLNPRMTIGQIIEEGLVVNRLGATRGERQDRVREALVAAGMPGNILSRFPHEFSGGQRQRIAIARAIALEPEFILLDEPTSALDLSVQAQIIELLRKLQDERGLSYLFISHDLKVVRALCHRVIVMQHGRIVEEGPVNEVLTNPKTAYTERLVKAAFEVA; from the coding sequence ATGGCTCTTGCACTTGTCAATTCCTTCGCCCCGCCCGTCCGTCACGACCATGATGGCCGCTCGGATACCCCGATCATCGACGCCCGCAACGTGGCGGTGAATTTCAAGGTCGAGCATGGCATCGTCGAAGCCGTCAAGGACGTCTCTTTCCAGCTCTACCGCGGCGAGACGATCGCCATCGTCGGTGAATCCGGATCCGGCAAGTCGGTGACGGCGCGCACGGTGATGGGGCTCCTGTCGAAGCGCGCCGTCGTCTCCGACAAGTCGACGGTTTCCTATGACGGCAGCAACATCCTGAAATTCTCCGAGCGGGCCCGCCGCAAGCTCCGCGGCGATCGCATCTCGATGATCTTCCAGGAGCCGATGAGCTCACTGAACCCGATCTATACGATCGGCAGCCAGATCGTCGAGGCGATCCGCGTGCACCGCCGCGTGAGCCGGAGGGATGCGGAAAAGCGGGCGCTGGAACTGCTCGAACATGTGCAGATCCCCGATCCCGCCGCGCGGTTGAAGCAATATCCGCATCAGCTTTCCGGCGGCCAGCGTCAGCGCGTGATGATCGCCATGGCGCTCGCCAACGATCCCGACGTCTTGATCGCCGACGAGCCGACGACGGCGCTCGACGTCACAGTGCAGGCGCAGATCCTGAACCTCATCCGCAACCTGCAGAAAGAGCTGGGGATGGCCGTCATCCTCATCACGCATGATCTGACGGTGGTGCGGCAGTTCTCTGATTACGTCTATGTGATGCAGCATGGCGAGGTGCGCGAGCACAATGTCACCGAGGCGCTCTTTGCCAATCCCCAGCACCCCTACACGCGGCATCTGCTCGCCTCCGAGCCGCGTGGGCAAGCCAATCCGCTGCCGGCGGGATCGGATGTCATCCTAGATGCCAAGGGTGTGCGGGTCGCCTTCATGCTGCGCCATGGCACCTTCCTCAAACCGGAGATGCGCGAGCTCGTCGCCGTCGACAGCCTCGATCTCTCGCTGCGCCGTCACGAGACGCTCGGCCTTGTCGGCGAATCCGGTTCCGGCAAGACGACCTTCGGCCAGGCGATCCTGCGGTTGAACACGCCCCAGGCGGGCGAGATCCATTTCGACCGTCAGCCGATCCACGGCCTTTCCCGCGCCGGGATGCGGCCTCTGCGCGCCCGCATGCAGGTGGTGTTCCAGGATCCGTTCTCCTCGCTCAACCCACGCATGACGATCGGCCAGATCATCGAGGAGGGCCTCGTCGTCAACCGGCTGGGCGCCACCCGTGGCGAACGGCAGGACCGGGTGCGCGAGGCGCTCGTCGCCGCCGGCATGCCGGGTAATATCCTGTCGCGTTTCCCGCATGAATTTTCCGGCGGCCAGCGCCAGCGCATCGCAATCGCGCGCGCCATCGCGCTGGAGCCGGAATTCATCCTGCTCGACGAGCCGACATCCGCACTCGACTTGTCCGTCCAGGCGCAGATCATCGAACTGCTGCGCAAGCTGCAGGACGAGCGGGGCTTGAGCTACCTCTTCATCTCCCACGACCTCAAGGTCGTCCGGGCGCTCTGCCATCGCGTCATCGTCATGCAGCATGGCAGGATCGTCGAAGAGGGGCCCGTCAACGAAGTTCTCACCAATCCCAAGACCGCCTACACCGAACGGCTCGTCAAGGCCGCTTTCGAGGTAGCATGA